In Holophagales bacterium, one DNA window encodes the following:
- a CDS encoding roadblock/LC7 domain-containing protein yields MPSTELVLYQEEFQRLEASLRRLRQDSSARAVFLFDKSGQQIAAAGEFEQFDTTSLASLTAGNVAATDGLAKLIGEREFSTLHHEGQRDHMHISIVGKRGILLVVFDDRSSLGLVRLRVKRSSVELEKIFEEMHEKGQRTSEGQPLQSPFAEITDEDIDALFSE; encoded by the coding sequence ATGCCGTCCACTGAGTTGGTGCTCTACCAGGAGGAGTTCCAGCGTCTCGAGGCGTCCCTGCGCCGTTTGCGCCAGGACTCGAGCGCCCGGGCCGTCTTCCTGTTCGACAAGAGCGGCCAGCAGATCGCTGCCGCCGGCGAGTTCGAGCAGTTCGACACCACGAGCCTGGCGTCGCTGACCGCCGGCAACGTGGCGGCCACGGACGGTCTGGCCAAGCTGATCGGCGAGCGCGAGTTCTCGACCCTCCACCACGAGGGTCAGCGCGACCACATGCACATCTCGATCGTCGGCAAGCGGGGCATCCTGCTCGTCGTCTTCGACGACCGTTCCTCGCTCGGCCTGGTCCGGCTGCGGGTCAAGCGCTCGAGCGTCGAGCTCGAGAAGATCTTCGAGGAGATGCACGAGAAGGGTCAGCGCACCAGCGAGGGCCAGCCGTTGCAGAGCCCGTTCGCGGAGATCACCGACGAGGACATCGACGCGCTCTTCTCCGAGTAG